The following is a genomic window from bacterium.
ATTTTTTTCCTCTTTACAACAGAGCCATTTCAGGCACGGTGGGAAATAAACCCTGTTCCTACACATAATTAGAAACAAAAAAAGCACAGTAAAATCAATTAATGTGCTTATATTTTTAATAAATTTATTCTTAACTCTCTGTCCTGCAAGGACTTAGATTGCGTCTCTCTCTCTCTCTCTGTGTGTGTGTGTATGTGTGTAAATAAAATAAATAAAGGTATCATCTTTTTTACTCCTTTATTTCCTCATAGGTTATAAGCTGGATGCCTAATTCTTTACAGGCATCTTTGCCTTTATCCTTCATATCTACACAGACAAATACTGGCTTTGCTTTTTTGTTTGTTTCTCTCTCATACAGCTTTGCCTTGCGGGAAAGTATGGTTACATCAGAAGAACCTGCGGATGAGCTTATCTCAACAAGATAATCCTCTCCATCCTTTATCAAAAGGTCAATCTGAACCTCCTCTGGATAGCCAAAAACATAGCCATCTTTATCCTTAATCTTTAATTCCTTTACCTCGGTTACCTTAAGGTTTTTAAGCAATAGCTCTTTAAGGGTATTCCTTAAGGTTTTCTCAGCACATATTCCCCATCTTGCTCCTATGGTATCTACGGTTATTTTTAAATCCCTTGTAGCTTTTGATTGAAGTTCAAATCCATAGTGCATTTCTTTTATAAGCTCCTCAAACCTTCGGTCAATTGCCTCAAATCTCTTGTTTGTCTCCTCAAACCTTTTGTTTGTTTCTTCCCTTAAGAGCCTGATTTCTTCCAGAACCCTTGTAAAATCATCCTTTGTGGCAAAGGTTTCAGATAGGATGGCATAGAGAGAACCCCTAAATTGCTCATCTTTCTTTAACAAGATAGGCAAAACCCTTAAGATGTGAGTTTCTTCCTCTTTTATCAATGAAATAGGCATTTTTATCTCCTTGAAAATAATTATATCATCTTTAATTGTTTTTGTCAAGAAAAAAATCCCAGTTCCAGTAATCCCTCAGTTATTGGTGGTAAAAACTAAATACTTGATGTTCAAGTTTTTT
Proteins encoded in this region:
- a CDS encoding DUF3782 domain-containing protein — encoded protein: MPISLIKEEETHILRVLPILLKKDEQFRGSLYAILSETFATKDDFTRVLEEIRLLREETNKRFEETNKRFEAIDRRFEELIKEMHYGFELQSKATRDLKITVDTIGARWGICAEKTLRNTLKELLLKNLKVTEVKELKIKDKDGYVFGYPEEVQIDLLIKDGEDYLVEISSSAGSSDVTILSRKAKLYERETNKKAKPVFVCVDMKDKGKDACKELGIQLITYEEIKE